CCGCGCGGTCGCGCTGCGCGATCTGGCCGACCCACCCAGAGGCCGTGGAGTGCATGGCGAAGAAGCTCGCGGTAAACACGAGCAGGCCGGCGAGCGCGAGCCACAACGCGCCGCTGCCCGCGGCCAGCGCGCCGAGGAGCATCAGCGTTGCGCCCGCCCCGACCACGCGGCCGCGCCCGAATCGGTGCACCATCGAGCCCGCGCGTGCCGACGACCACGTGCCCGAGAGGTACATCACGAACACCAGGCCAGCTAGCGCCGGCGGCAGGCGGAAGTGGTCAACGGCGCGGTAGCCGAAGAAGTTGTACATGGACACGAACACGCCCATGCCGATAAACGCAGTGAGGTAGAGCGCAACAAGGCGCGGGTTTTTCAGGTGGCGCGCCATGGCCCGGATCTCCGCGCTGGGGCGGATGGACTCCTTCGGGAGGAAGTTGCGTTGCGGCGGCAGCAACAGCGCCACCGCGACGGCGAGAACGAGGGCGAAGGCCGACGTGGCCACGAGCGCGACGCGCCACGACGCGAACTCGAGCACGAGCGAGGGAATCAGGCGCCCGCTGAGCCCGCCTATCGACGTCCCCGCGACGTAGAGTCCCATGGTCGCGGGCACGTCCGCATCGTCGACTTCCTCCGCCAGCCACGTCATCGCCACCGCAGGGGCCCCGGCGATCATCGCGCCCTGCACCGCGCGCAACGCGGTGAGCTGCGGCGCACTCTGCGCCAGCGGCAGCGCCAAGCCGACCAGGGTCGCGGCGAGCGCCGAGATGATCAGGATGCGGCCACGGCCGTACCTCTCCGAGAGGATGGAGAAAGGTACCACGCATAACGCCAACACCCCGGTGGCGGCGGACACGCTCAGCGCCGCAACCGAGGGCGATACCTCAAGCTGCTGGCTCAGCGTCGGCAGCAGCGCTTGAGTGGAATGGAGGGAGTTGAAGATGGCCAGGCCCAGGGCAATCATGGCCAGCGAAGCCCTCGCGTACTCGCGTGTACCCCTTCTCACAGTGTGCAACGATAGACCCCCTCGCCGCGCGGGAGGGCGCGGGGAGGGGGCCCAAAGAATCGAGTGAGCGTGCTTACTTGGCAGCAGCCGCGTAACGTTCGTTGACGTCCGCCCAGTTGACGACGTTCCAGAACGCCTTGACGTAGTCCGCCTTGACGTTCTTGTACTGCAAGTAGAATGCGTGCTCCCACATGTCGAGCATGAGCAGCGGGGTGAAGTCAACGGAGATGTTGCCCTGCTGGTCAGTCATCTGCTGGATGATAAGGCGACCAGCAATGTGATCGTAGCCAAGCACAGCCCAGCCGGAGCCCTGAAGGCCGTTAGCGATACCCTCGAAGTGCGCCTGGAACTTTTCGAAGGAGCCGAAATCGCGGTTGATGGCCTCGGCGACCTCACCGGTCGGCGCGCCACCAGCGTTCGGCGCCATGTTCTTCCAGAAGATGGAGTGGTTGGTGTGGCCACCCAAGTTAAACGCCAAGTTCTTGGTCAGGGCGCGCAGGGTATCGGGGTTAGCCTCACCGCCCCGCTCAGCCTCGAGTGCCTCGAGGGCAGCGTTAGCGCCCTTGACGTAGTTGGCGTGGTGCTTGGAGTGGTGAAGCTCCATGATCTCGGCGGAGATGTGGGGCTCCAGCGCGTCGTAAGCGTAGGGCAGGTCAGGAAGCTCGTAAACAGCCATGATTCCTCAAATTCCTTTCGGTTGTTTTTATGGTCCGCATCCCATGATAGGGAAAATCCTGGGGACGTGTTCCCGGGTCGCATGCTCAGGGAACATTCCCGCGACCGGCCGCGTTGGCTCGAGTATGGGATTTCTTTTTGGACGCACACCTGAACTCGTCGATCCGCGCAACGCCCTGCCCGGCCGGGAGGAGCCGGTGCTGGCCCGGCCCCGACCCCACGCTGTGTTGGGCACCCCGATTACGGGCCCCTGGCGCGAGGGGCAAAAGAGGCTGCTCATCGGACTGGGCTGTTTCTGGGGAGTGGAAAAAATGTACTGGCAGCTAGACGGTGTCGAATCCACCTCCGTCGGTTACGGCGGCGGGGTCACCCCGAACCCGACCTACCGCGAGGTCTGCTCCGGAGGAACCAACCACACCGAGCTGGTCGAGGTGGTCTACGACCCGCAGCGCATCACACTCAAGGAGCTCGTCCGCGCCGGGCTCGAGGCCCACGACCCCACCCAGGGCTTTCGCCAGGGCAACGACGTGGGCACCCAGTACCGCTCCGCCTTCTACACCGACACCGAGGAGGAGGCCGAGCTGATCCGCGGCTGGGTGGACCAGTACGGCGAGCAGCTTGCCCAGGCGGGCCTGGGGCCGATCACCACCGAGGTGCGCTCAGGCGCCGACTACTACCTCGCCGAGGACGACCACCAGCAGTACCTGCACAAGGTGCCGGGCGGTTACTGCCCGCACCACTCCACGGGAATCGCCTGCGGCATTTAGTACCCGTGGCGGTTGGGAAACCCGCCCGGTGGGCGGCGCAGCTTGGTGGCGTCCCTGTGGATCCAGCCCGCGGCGTCTTCGAGGGTTTCCTCCGGCTCGTCGACGTCCATCACCGCCGCCCAGTAGGCCAGCGTCTCATCGTGGTAGTTATGCCCGTGTGGTGAGGGGTACTCCTTTGAGGCCAGCTGGTCCATCCCGACCTGCCAGAACGTGATAAACGGCGCCCAGCGCAGCGTGGCGGGAACGTCGAGGCGCTGCGCGCGGGGGGCCTCGACTCCGCGGGAGCCGGGCTCTTTCAGCCAGTCCGGCACCTGGTAGATCAGCTTCCAATCCCACCACACCACCGGGTCGGAGGCGTGCTGCGCAAACACGGCCCGCGGCTCTTCCCACTCGTTGGCAAAAGGCTTGCCCTCGAAGTCGTGGCGGATGTGGCTCGGGTGCGCGGCGAACCGGATGTGGCGACCGCCGTCGACGATGGGGAGGCGCTGCGGGCTTGAAGCGTCGCGGTTCTCGGTCAGTTCTCTGTGGCTGCGCGAGAATCCCGGTACGCCGGTGAACACGCCACCGGCGACACCGTCGAGGAACTCGTCGATGGTGTCGAAGGCGTCGGTGACGCCGTAGGCGCCCAGGGACTCGCCTGCGACGTAGAGCTTCGGGCGCGAGTCTTCGGGAAGTTCCCCCAAGCGTTTGCGAATGGCGTCGATAAGCAGGCGCGATGAGCGCACGGGGGAGTCGCGGTCCGCGAGGTAGGAGTAGGCGGAGGGCAGGTAGGAGTACTGCATGGCCACGATCGCGGTGTCGCCGCGGCCGACGAACTCGAACCCGGAGGTGAGAAAGTCGTTGATCCAGCCCGTCCCGGCCGCCGACATCACGGCGAGGTGGGTGCGTGACCAGGCGTCGGTGCGGTCCAGCTCGCGCAGCGCCGCGGCTACCATGTCGTCGTAGGAGCGGCCGTCGTCAAGCCCGATGAAGATGCGGATCGGTTCGGCGGTGGCAGACCCCATGATCCTTTCGATATCGCGTTTGCGGGGCCCGCCGGCGACAACCGCGCGGCCCTGGCGGCCCATCGTCGCCCAACGCTCCTCAGAATGCGGCGAGCCCGAACGCTCCGGCTCGGTCGGCCGATCCGCGCCCTGCATGAACTGGCGGTCGAGCTCCTCGGCACTCTTGTACGCGCGCGAGAGGAAGCGGCGCACGACGAGCCTGTCGGTGAACACGCCCACGACCGTTCCGGCGGCGATGATCGCCAGCGGCCAGGACGTCACCGGCGGCAGGCGCCGGCCCAGCAGCCCTGCCGCGGTATCGACGATCGATTGCAGCGCCTCGCCCGTGGCGAGCAGTACCCCGTAACCGAGCGTGCCCAGCGTGATCCCGACGAAGGACTCTGCGACGCTGAATTCGTCCTCGCCGCCCACCAAATCGACCTGCTTAACGTGGCGCCGCGCCGACTGGATGAAAGTGATGACGGTTACCGCGCTCATTCCCCAATGCAGCGCGGTATTGGACCACTTTCCGACGCGCTCGTCGCGCACAATCCCACTCGAGCGCACACCGCGCGCGACGGTCTGATTGACCACGTTGCCCGCGATGTGGCCCACGCCTTGGCAGATCGCGACGTTGGCCGCTACCGCCCACCAACGGTGGGGCAGAAGCGACGGTGAAATCGCACCCCAGGTCGCTATTTCCGCGCCCAGAACACCTGGGCCGAAATTTTTCGGAAGGCGCCG
Above is a window of Corynebacterium sanguinis DNA encoding:
- the msrA gene encoding peptide-methionine (S)-S-oxide reductase MsrA, coding for MGFLFGRTPELVDPRNALPGREEPVLARPRPHAVLGTPITGPWREGQKRLLIGLGCFWGVEKMYWQLDGVESTSVGYGGGVTPNPTYREVCSGGTNHTELVEVVYDPQRITLKELVRAGLEAHDPTQGFRQGNDVGTQYRSAFYTDTEEEAELIRGWVDQYGEQLAQAGLGPITTEVRSGADYYLAEDDHQQYLHKVPGGYCPHHSTGIACGI
- a CDS encoding MFS transporter — protein: MIALGLAIFNSLHSTQALLPTLSQQLEVSPSVAALSVSAATGVLALCVVPFSILSERYGRGRILIISALAATLVGLALPLAQSAPQLTALRAVQGAMIAGAPAVAMTWLAEEVDDADVPATMGLYVAGTSIGGLSGRLIPSLVLEFASWRVALVATSAFALVLAVAVALLLPPQRNFLPKESIRPSAEIRAMARHLKNPRLVALYLTAFIGMGVFVSMYNFFGYRAVDHFRLPPALAGLVFVMYLSGTWSSARAGSMVHRFGRGRVVGAGATLMLLGALAAGSGALWLALAGLLVFTASFFAMHSTASGWVGQIAQRDRAEASSMYVLCYYLGSSILGAATGAAFEGLAWWGFTAVLAALLAVLVGVGLALALNQRRCS
- a CDS encoding superoxide dismutase, coding for MAVYELPDLPYAYDALEPHISAEIMELHHSKHHANYVKGANAALEALEAERGGEANPDTLRALTKNLAFNLGGHTNHSIFWKNMAPNAGGAPTGEVAEAINRDFGSFEKFQAHFEGIANGLQGSGWAVLGYDHIAGRLIIQQMTDQQGNISVDFTPLLMLDMWEHAFYLQYKNVKADYVKAFWNVVNWADVNERYAAAAK
- a CDS encoding alpha/beta-hydrolase family protein codes for the protein MLSPLKRLPRFPLAAVLRNRAADAPTLDEAIENAKQRYTFGSHGILAAPLMVAEVWADLTPGLRLRGLRRLPKNFGPGVLGAEIATWGAISPSLLPHRWWAVAANVAICQGVGHIAGNVVNQTVARGVRSSGIVRDERVGKWSNTALHWGMSAVTVITFIQSARRHVKQVDLVGGEDEFSVAESFVGITLGTLGYGVLLATGEALQSIVDTAAGLLGRRLPPVTSWPLAIIAAGTVVGVFTDRLVVRRFLSRAYKSAEELDRQFMQGADRPTEPERSGSPHSEERWATMGRQGRAVVAGGPRKRDIERIMGSATAEPIRIFIGLDDGRSYDDMVAAALRELDRTDAWSRTHLAVMSAAGTGWINDFLTSGFEFVGRGDTAIVAMQYSYLPSAYSYLADRDSPVRSSRLLIDAIRKRLGELPEDSRPKLYVAGESLGAYGVTDAFDTIDEFLDGVAGGVFTGVPGFSRSHRELTENRDASSPQRLPIVDGGRHIRFAAHPSHIRHDFEGKPFANEWEEPRAVFAQHASDPVVWWDWKLIYQVPDWLKEPGSRGVEAPRAQRLDVPATLRWAPFITFWQVGMDQLASKEYPSPHGHNYHDETLAYWAAVMDVDEPEETLEDAAGWIHRDATKLRRPPGGFPNRHGY